Proteins co-encoded in one Desulfonatronum sp. SC1 genomic window:
- a CDS encoding choice-of-anchor Q domain-containing protein: MKKYLFLVTTALLFLALSTAAMAQITIVPAEGDRTEGSYPEAVPDMPTFSPRSGPPATLTVGNGCTYATIASAIAAANPGDTLMLEGTRTFTENITILKDLTLQGGYSGCVSGSSARTTIKADDAKSVVDIRNSAVTLRNLHITGGNAIGGGVDIDSGSALSSQATLDNVRIAGNTGSWGAGLYVGSRSIVTLINGTRIEYNTATFGGGGARVWGRLVVNSVSGGITHNTAPNGGGVSVPGGVLEMRPGHVGNNQATAAEGRGGGIHVLDGGEIILTHSSNVYQNSASLGGGIFAENSKVTLNNSQVLYNTATFNGGGINLSEPSVLDVLNHSVIAGNHALGNAGLNGNGGGIMAYGTNTINISDTRLRENIAGDFGKGGAIHQNNGTLTIAYSYLHHNSAYYGGAIYQTGVSASANVSNCLIHHNTVIHPLGAGIRRQNGDFTISHTTLADNVGGAGFSGVATSATNSIAWGNGGNLGFVSSPVHASCNIDNSGNAGANSDPLFVSPGAGQDYHLQAGSPAIDACSSGLSSDLDNLPRPIGSRYDMGPYELYYEHTVGAGIAPPGGGTVTGTGSHMAGSTVTLNASANPGYVFVNWTEGNQVVSCSASYSFRLMSDRTLRANFSQVQSQYTITGAASPANYGSVAGSGPYNNGAYVTMTAQPNQGFALSNWIETWPGLTGHCVVSTDEQYSFTAIRNRNLTANVRPKTLPGVLMLLLDE; encoded by the coding sequence ATGAAAAAATATCTTTTCCTTGTTACCACGGCACTGCTATTCCTTGCCCTGAGCACCGCGGCAATGGCCCAAATCACGATAGTACCGGCAGAAGGTGACCGCACCGAAGGCAGTTATCCTGAAGCTGTCCCGGACATGCCTACGTTTTCGCCACGCTCCGGACCGCCCGCGACTCTGACGGTAGGAAACGGCTGCACCTACGCGACGATTGCCAGCGCTATTGCTGCGGCCAACCCCGGTGACACGCTGATGCTTGAAGGCACACGCACATTTACTGAGAATATCACTATCCTAAAAGATCTGACACTTCAGGGCGGCTACAGCGGCTGCGTCAGCGGTTCCTCCGCCAGAACCACCATTAAAGCCGACGATGCAAAGAGTGTGGTAGATATACGCAACAGCGCGGTGACGTTACGCAACCTGCACATTACCGGCGGCAATGCCATCGGTGGCGGGGTGGATATTGATTCAGGGTCCGCGTTAAGCAGCCAGGCTACGTTGGACAATGTCCGCATCGCCGGCAACACGGGAAGCTGGGGAGCCGGGCTTTACGTCGGATCAAGATCCATCGTGACCCTGATCAACGGCACACGTATCGAGTACAACACTGCAACGTTTGGCGGCGGCGGCGCCCGGGTTTGGGGCAGGCTGGTGGTGAACAGTGTGTCCGGCGGCATCACCCATAACACTGCGCCCAACGGCGGCGGGGTCTCTGTACCGGGCGGCGTACTGGAAATGCGTCCGGGGCATGTCGGAAACAATCAGGCCACTGCTGCCGAGGGACGCGGCGGCGGAATCCACGTCCTTGATGGCGGTGAGATCATTCTGACTCATTCGTCCAATGTTTACCAGAACAGTGCCTCTCTCGGAGGCGGGATATTCGCTGAAAACAGCAAGGTGACATTGAACAACAGCCAGGTGCTTTATAACACAGCGACCTTTAACGGAGGTGGCATCAATTTGTCGGAGCCCAGCGTCCTCGATGTTCTGAACCATTCCGTCATTGCCGGTAACCACGCCCTTGGCAATGCCGGCCTTAACGGCAATGGAGGAGGAATCATGGCTTATGGAACGAACACCATCAACATCTCCGATACTAGGCTGCGTGAAAACATTGCCGGCGATTTTGGAAAAGGAGGAGCGATACACCAGAACAATGGGACCCTGACTATAGCCTATTCCTATCTGCATCATAACAGTGCCTATTACGGTGGCGCGATCTATCAGACAGGTGTCAGTGCTTCAGCCAATGTTTCTAATTGTTTAATACATCACAACACAGTGATCCATCCTTTAGGAGCAGGGATTCGCAGGCAGAATGGAGATTTTACAATATCCCACACGACCCTGGCCGACAATGTCGGCGGTGCCGGATTTTCCGGGGTTGCCACTTCAGCCACCAACAGCATCGCCTGGGGAAATGGTGGAAATCTAGGATTTGTCAGTTCACCAGTTCACGCCAGTTGCAACATTGATAATAGCGGAAATGCCGGGGCCAATTCTGATCCCCTCTTTGTATCCCCCGGTGCCGGCCAGGATTACCATCTGCAGGCAGGCTCTCCTGCGATTGACGCCTGCTCCTCTGGCCTCTCATCTGACCTGGACAATCTGCCGCGTCCAATTGGTAGCAGATATGACATGGGCCCCTATGAATTATATTATGAACATACCGTGGGAGCAGGGATTGCTCCCCCTGGGGGCGGCACAGTAACCGGGACAGGCTCTCACATGGCCGGCTCGACCGTTACATTGAATGCATCGGCAAATCCAGGATATGTCTTTGTCAACTGGACCGAAGGCAACCAAGTCGTTTCCTGTAGCGCCAGTTATTCTTTCAGGCTAATGTCAGACCGCACCCTGCGGGCCAATTTCAGTCAGGTGCAGAGTCAGTACACCATCACGGGGGCCGCCAGCCCCGCGAACTATGGAAGCGTAGCCGGCTCTGGCCCATACAACAACGGGGCATACGTAACCATGACAGCTCAGCCCAACCAGGGCTTTGCCCTGTCCAATTGGATCGAAACCTGGCCCGGGCTGACGGGGCACTGCGTGGTCTCAACGGATGAGCAGTATTCCTTCACGGCCATCAGAAACCGCAACCTTACGGCCAATGTCCGGCCCAAGACTCTGCCGGGGGTGCTGATGCTGCTTCTGGACGAGTAG
- a CDS encoding M12 family metallo-peptidase: protein MNQPVLNHPERRRRFQKKMNQIEGDLVKFSRYHPLRAGLAGLFLLFVLLTLIPSLARATIIDILLVYDTSATTWVSANGGMEAFSLDAVSRMNQAMQNSDVDATFRLVHAMSASYTTTSSLSTDLSNLQQGSGNLAAVHTARNEYGADLVAMLVDTGSAYGSVGIGYLLTAWSGQPSSAFTVNAIRSVAQSHTLTHEVGHNMGAHHSKHQTASPGPNQWLDNQYSAGWYFTGTNSVKYHTIMAYNFDGHGNFYQSAPLFSTPLKTWQGTVAGHAADGDNARILRETKDVIANYRPSVPTTTSLSVNSSGATSVSITSNPPSYGGTTSYTKTNITSGTSITLTAPATSESMSFSSWTGCDSTNQSARTCTVNMTGNKTVTANYSTDNTRIIRLTGDMTFGNVTVNQSTTRTLTIHNDGNSSLTVNSISYPIGFSGAWSGSIPAGGSSNVTVTFSPATAQVYSGTITVNSDRTSGTHTTACSGTGVQPPANLGTCLDNTSLIWTTGGNANWSCQSSVAHHGGSAAQSGSISHNQQTWLETTVTGPGTLRFHWRVSSEANYDWLSFYLGSTRQDRISGTVNWQEKSYDIPSGTHTLKWEYSKDGSLDSGTDAGWVDYVSYSTLQYIVSATTGSGGTVSPTSRNVGNGSTTTFTVTPQTGYSHGTVGGTCPVGSFSGNTYTTGTITSNCSVSFSFTQSEGRPIVLPGVLMLLLDDE, encoded by the coding sequence ATGAATCAACCAGTTCTTAATCATCCCGAACGAAGGCGTCGTTTCCAGAAAAAAATGAACCAGATAGAAGGAGATCTGGTTAAATTCAGTCGATATCACCCGTTAAGAGCCGGACTGGCAGGCCTGTTCCTGCTGTTCGTATTGCTCACACTTATCCCAAGCCTGGCTCGGGCCACGATCATCGACATCCTGCTGGTCTACGACACTTCAGCAACGACCTGGGTGTCCGCCAACGGCGGCATGGAGGCTTTTTCTCTTGATGCGGTCAGCCGGATGAACCAAGCCATGCAGAACAGCGATGTGGATGCGACTTTTCGCTTGGTCCATGCCATGTCCGCGAGCTATACGACGACTTCCTCCCTGTCCACTGACCTGAGCAACCTTCAACAGGGCAGTGGCAATCTGGCAGCTGTGCATACGGCCCGAAACGAGTACGGAGCGGACCTCGTGGCCATGCTTGTGGATACCGGCTCCGCTTACGGGTCTGTAGGTATCGGCTATCTGTTGACCGCCTGGTCAGGTCAGCCCAGCTCTGCCTTCACGGTCAACGCCATTCGCTCCGTGGCCCAGAGTCACACCCTGACTCACGAAGTGGGCCACAACATGGGAGCTCACCACTCCAAGCACCAGACGGCCAGTCCGGGACCAAACCAGTGGCTTGACAATCAATACTCTGCCGGTTGGTACTTCACCGGGACGAACAGTGTGAAATACCATACGATCATGGCTTATAATTTTGATGGCCACGGGAACTTTTACCAGTCGGCTCCCTTGTTTTCCACGCCATTGAAGACTTGGCAGGGCACGGTTGCCGGGCATGCTGCGGACGGGGATAATGCCCGTATCTTGCGAGAAACAAAGGACGTTATTGCTAACTACCGTCCTTCCGTGCCAACAACTACAAGTCTTTCCGTAAACTCTTCCGGCGCAACCTCTGTTTCGATTACCAGCAACCCACCCAGCTACGGCGGCACGACCAGCTACACTAAAACGAATATCACCAGCGGCACGTCTATCACCTTGACCGCGCCAGCAACCAGCGAGAGTATGAGCTTTTCATCCTGGACAGGATGCGATTCCACGAACCAGTCCGCCCGGACCTGCACGGTCAACATGACGGGCAACAAGACGGTGACGGCGAATTATAGTACTGATAATACCAGAATCATCCGCCTTACCGGCGACATGACTTTTGGCAACGTGACCGTTAATCAGAGCACCACGCGAACCCTAACAATTCACAACGACGGCAATTCATCTCTCACTGTCAATTCCATCAGTTACCCCATTGGCTTCAGCGGGGCCTGGAGCGGGTCCATTCCGGCTGGCGGCTCCAGCAACGTGACCGTGACCTTCAGTCCTGCCACGGCCCAGGTCTATTCCGGAACGATCACCGTCAATTCCGACAGGACCAGCGGAACACACACCACGGCCTGTTCTGGGACGGGAGTGCAACCGCCTGCCAACTTGGGCACATGCCTTGACAACACAAGCCTGATCTGGACAACCGGCGGCAACGCCAACTGGAGCTGTCAGTCTTCCGTAGCCCATCATGGCGGCAGCGCCGCCCAAAGCGGGTCTATTAGCCACAACCAGCAAACCTGGTTAGAAACCACTGTCACCGGGCCTGGAACACTTCGATTCCACTGGCGTGTATCTTCGGAAGCCAACTACGACTGGTTGAGTTTTTATCTTGGCAGTACACGGCAAGACCGAATCAGCGGCACGGTGAATTGGCAAGAGAAGTCCTACGATATCCCTTCGGGAACCCATACTTTGAAATGGGAGTATTCCAAGGACGGGAGCTTGGATAGTGGGACAGACGCAGGTTGGGTTGATTACGTTAGCTACAGCACATTACAGTATATTGTTTCAGCAACGACTGGGTCTGGCGGAACCGTCTCTCCAACTTCACGAAATGTAGGTAACGGCTCCACAACCACCTTCACCGTAACCCCGCAAACCGGCTATTCCCACGGCACGGTGGGCGGCACCTGCCCGGTTGGCTCCTTCAGCGGTAATACCTACACCACTGGGACGATCACTTCTAACTGCTCCGTCAGCTTCAGCTTTACGCAGTCAGAAGGCAGGCCAATAGTTTTGCCAGGAGTGCTGATGCTGTTGCTTGATGATGAGTAG
- a CDS encoding tyrosine-type recombinase/integrase has protein sequence MTNFHFHDNRHTFCSNILMAGGTLKHAKEMIGHKTLRMTDRYSHLEAGGENPMQAALAEHYGKTS, from the coding sequence TTGACCAACTTCCACTTCCACGACAACCGGCACACCTTCTGCTCGAATATCCTTATGGCGGGTGGTACGCTCAAGCACGCTAAAGAGATGATCGGTCACAAGACGCTTCGCATGACGGACCGTTACTCCCATCTGGAAGCAGGCGGCGAAAACCCCATGCAAGCCGCCCTGGCGGAACACTACGGGAAGACTTCTTAA
- a CDS encoding RtcB family protein — protein MDLKSLTRISPWVWELPRSGAMRVPARIVGDRALVADMDEAVARQLTNVAALPGIVEAALAMPDAHSGFGFPIGGVAAFDPDRDGVICMGGVGYDIACGVRVLHTGMHREEILPHLEALLHALQLLVPAGVGKGGNMSLTAREVDRVLTQGVRWAVSRGYGEQGELERLEDGGTMPGADPDQVSAVARQREKRQLGTLGSGNHYLEIQVVEEVLEPNAARVLGVASGDVLLSVHCGSRGLGHQIGTDFIHVLGQAARKYGIPVPEKELVSAPIRSPEGERYFSAMACGANYAMANRQVIVHQIRDAFARILPQAALRTLFEINHNTCRKERHPVQTATKTLFVHRKGATRAFGPGDPQVPPTFRTIGQPVLVGGSMGTASYILVGQETSRATFASTCHGAGRALSRSQALKLAKGRDVLDALASQGILIQSNHLKGLAEEAPAAYKDIHQVVEATAQAGLTAKVARLAPLACLKG, from the coding sequence ATGGACCTCAAGTCATTGACCCGGATTTCCCCCTGGGTGTGGGAGCTGCCGCGAAGCGGGGCGATGCGCGTTCCGGCCCGGATTGTCGGAGATCGCGCCCTGGTCGCGGACATGGACGAGGCCGTGGCCCGGCAACTGACCAATGTGGCCGCCCTGCCCGGCATCGTCGAGGCGGCCCTGGCCATGCCGGACGCCCACAGCGGGTTCGGCTTTCCCATCGGCGGAGTGGCGGCTTTCGACCCGGACCGGGACGGGGTTATCTGCATGGGGGGAGTGGGCTACGACATCGCTTGCGGGGTCCGGGTTCTGCACACGGGCATGCACCGGGAAGAGATCCTGCCGCACCTGGAGGCGTTGCTGCATGCGCTGCAGCTTCTGGTTCCCGCGGGGGTGGGCAAGGGGGGCAATATGTCCCTCACGGCCCGCGAGGTGGACCGGGTGTTGACTCAAGGGGTCCGGTGGGCGGTGAGCCGGGGATACGGAGAACAGGGGGAGTTGGAGCGACTGGAAGACGGCGGGACCATGCCCGGCGCGGACCCGGACCAGGTCTCCGCCGTAGCCCGTCAACGCGAAAAGCGTCAGCTCGGCACCCTGGGGTCCGGCAATCACTACCTGGAAATCCAGGTCGTGGAGGAGGTGTTGGAGCCGAATGCGGCCCGGGTCCTGGGCGTGGCCTCGGGCGACGTTTTGCTCTCCGTGCATTGCGGCTCCCGGGGGCTGGGGCACCAGATCGGCACGGACTTCATCCATGTCCTGGGTCAGGCGGCCCGCAAATACGGCATCCCCGTGCCGGAGAAAGAGCTGGTCTCCGCCCCGATCCGCTCCCCGGAGGGCGAGCGATATTTCTCGGCCATGGCCTGCGGCGCCAACTACGCCATGGCCAACCGCCAGGTGATCGTCCATCAGATCCGGGATGCCTTTGCCCGGATTCTTCCCCAGGCCGCCTTGCGCACGCTGTTCGAGATCAACCACAACACCTGCCGCAAGGAGCGCCATCCGGTCCAGACGGCCACGAAAACCTTGTTCGTGCACCGTAAGGGCGCCACCCGAGCCTTTGGCCCCGGCGATCCCCAAGTCCCGCCTACGTTTCGGACCATCGGCCAACCCGTGCTGGTGGGCGGGAGCATGGGCACGGCATCCTATATCCTGGTCGGCCAGGAAACCAGCCGGGCTACCTTCGCCTCCACCTGTCACGGCGCGGGCCGGGCCCTGAGCCGCTCCCAGGCCCTGAAGCTGGCCAAAGGCCGGGACGTTCTGGATGCTCTGGCCTCCCAGGGCATCCTGATCCAGTCCAACCACCTCAAGGGCCTGGCCGAGGAAGCACCCGCGGCCTACAAGGACATCCACCAGGTGGTCGAAGCCACGGCCCAGGCCGGCCTGACCGCCAAAGTCGCCCGCCTCGCGCCCCTGGCCTGCCTCAAAGGCTGA
- the mutL gene encoding DNA mismatch repair endonuclease MutL translates to MPDHNPSIRILPPELQNQIAAGEVVERPASVLKELLENSLDAGATRIQVMVDRGGQGLIQVQDDGFGIAPDQLELAVTRHATSKILSSEDLFSLNSFGFRGEALPSIASVSRLRLASLARGAETATFIDVDAGRVVGNGPAALPAGTRVEVRDLFVNVPARLKFLKTTTTEGKRCQDVFCRLALAHLGVHFEYTVGGRTALNLPPTGDLRRRLAAIWPPAVTDALLEVDLVRDGQRLRGMVGSPGTAQGQADRMLLYVNLRPVQDKLLLRAVRDAYQGRLLSREYPQTALFLEIPPEEVDVNVHPAKSEVRFRDQKAIFSLVRAAVAQALERAEPKTFSVAPAATEPPEDEVSADRPVDRAFGQSPNGLPSNPGAAFSSGGSPTSNVVYSEDPSAQSRPKFSTLREYQRLFPTDSLPLSGPVGTVEAPRDRAEAIEPMIRPSSVGHSPQPLGPSGPDSAGVQYLGQVLNTYLVLATAEGLLLVDQHAAHERILFQRLRHSARPLPRDLLIPLELSLHPAQQEALEQLWTTLPEIGFRLENPRPGLLLVRGLPEHLATGAAKEFLLDLLNEQPADLDLGHDPDQAQKSDPETDPARSLSRKLDPIWSLMACKSAITAGQELDRSEALHLLDAWLNCMDRAFCPHGRPITVRLGVNELEKLFKRKG, encoded by the coding sequence ATGCCTGATCACAACCCCTCCATCCGCATCCTGCCCCCGGAACTGCAAAACCAGATCGCCGCCGGCGAAGTGGTGGAGCGTCCTGCCAGCGTGCTCAAGGAACTTCTGGAAAACAGTCTGGATGCCGGCGCGACGCGGATTCAGGTCATGGTGGACCGCGGCGGCCAGGGACTGATCCAGGTCCAGGACGACGGGTTCGGCATCGCACCGGACCAACTGGAACTGGCCGTGACCCGGCATGCCACCAGCAAGATTCTCAGCAGCGAAGACCTGTTCTCTCTAAACAGCTTCGGATTTCGGGGCGAGGCCCTGCCCAGCATCGCCTCGGTCTCGCGCTTGCGTCTGGCCTCCCTGGCTCGAGGGGCGGAAACGGCTACGTTCATCGATGTGGACGCCGGGCGCGTCGTCGGAAACGGTCCCGCCGCCTTACCCGCGGGCACCCGGGTGGAGGTCCGGGATCTGTTCGTCAATGTCCCGGCCAGACTGAAATTCCTCAAGACCACCACCACCGAGGGCAAGCGCTGCCAGGACGTTTTCTGCAGACTGGCCCTGGCCCATCTCGGCGTGCATTTCGAATACACGGTGGGCGGTCGAACGGCCTTGAACCTGCCGCCCACCGGGGACCTGCGGCGACGCCTGGCCGCGATCTGGCCGCCCGCTGTCACGGACGCGCTGCTGGAAGTGGACCTGGTCCGCGACGGACAGCGCCTGCGCGGTATGGTCGGCTCGCCGGGTACGGCCCAGGGTCAGGCGGACCGGATGCTGCTGTACGTCAACCTGCGTCCGGTGCAGGACAAGCTCCTGCTGCGCGCGGTCCGGGACGCCTACCAGGGGCGGCTGCTGTCCCGGGAGTACCCCCAGACGGCCTTGTTCCTGGAAATTCCGCCGGAGGAGGTGGACGTCAACGTCCATCCGGCCAAGTCCGAGGTCCGGTTCCGCGACCAGAAGGCCATCTTCTCCCTGGTCCGCGCCGCGGTGGCCCAGGCCCTGGAGCGTGCCGAACCCAAGACGTTCTCCGTGGCCCCTGCCGCCACCGAACCGCCTGAAGACGAGGTCTCCGCGGATCGCCCCGTGGATCGGGCCTTCGGCCAATCCCCAAACGGTCTCCCAAGTAACCCAGGAGCCGCTTTCTCCTCAGGAGGCTCTCCGACCAGCAATGTCGTCTACTCGGAAGACCCGAGTGCGCAGAGCCGCCCCAAATTTTCCACCCTCCGCGAATACCAACGGCTTTTCCCTACGGACTCGCTGCCTCTTTCAGGCCCGGTCGGGACGGTGGAAGCGCCCCGGGACCGCGCGGAAGCGATCGAGCCGATGATCCGGCCCTCCTCCGTCGGCCACTCCCCGCAACCACTTGGGCCGTCCGGTCCTGATTCAGCCGGCGTTCAGTACCTGGGGCAGGTGCTGAACACCTATCTGGTCCTGGCCACCGCCGAAGGATTGCTTCTGGTGGACCAGCACGCGGCCCACGAACGGATTCTGTTTCAGCGTTTGCGCCATTCCGCCCGTCCGCTGCCCCGTGATCTGCTGATCCCCTTGGAACTGTCCCTGCACCCGGCTCAGCAGGAAGCCCTGGAACAGCTCTGGACGACCTTGCCGGAAATCGGGTTCCGCCTGGAGAATCCCCGGCCCGGCCTATTGCTTGTTCGCGGTCTACCCGAACATTTGGCCACCGGCGCGGCCAAGGAATTTCTTCTGGATCTGCTCAACGAGCAACCCGCTGACCTTGATTTGGGCCACGACCCGGACCAAGCACAAAAATCGGATCCGGAGACGGACCCGGCCCGGTCCCTCTCCCGCAAGCTGGACCCGATCTGGTCCCTGATGGCCTGCAAAAGCGCCATTACCGCCGGTCAGGAGTTGGATCGCTCCGAAGCGTTGCACCTGCTGGACGCCTGGCTGAACTGCATGGACCGCGCTTTTTGCCCTCATGGACGCCCTATTACCGTCCGTCTGGGGGTTAATGAGCTGGAGAAGCTGTTCAAGCGCAAGGGGTGA
- a CDS encoding patatin-like phospholipase family protein, with amino-acid sequence MTGDTTSTCPRNSRVPRVPRALDELRSAGLGLVLGGGAARGFAHIGFLQELSRAGLRPACLAGSSIGAFIGAVYAGGDWPRFVDRALTLQRLDLLRMVDPVLMKCGLMDGDKILEFLAGFLRVENLEECDPPLAVNATDAVTGEEVVVTSGPIIPAVRASIALPGMFTPGKIGDRLLLDGGLINPLPVNLCRGMGADVVVAVDLNAHVLETGGCSADLIAAGRKPGLISVLIHSMYIMQRTVNLMRLEKEPPDFLIQPELRDFRLLDFFKGPACAEAGARAAREFLRDLECSV; translated from the coding sequence ATGACCGGAGACACCACTTCCACCTGCCCGCGCAACTCACGCGTCCCTCGTGTCCCTCGTGCCTTGGACGAATTGCGTTCCGCGGGCCTGGGGCTCGTCTTGGGCGGAGGAGCGGCCCGAGGATTCGCCCACATCGGATTTCTTCAGGAGTTGAGCCGGGCCGGGTTGCGTCCGGCTTGTCTTGCCGGCTCAAGCATCGGCGCGTTTATCGGCGCGGTCTATGCCGGAGGGGATTGGCCGCGCTTCGTGGACCGGGCCCTGACGCTGCAACGGCTGGACCTGCTGCGCATGGTCGATCCCGTTTTGATGAAGTGCGGGCTGATGGACGGGGACAAAATCCTGGAGTTTCTGGCCGGCTTCCTGCGCGTCGAGAATCTGGAGGAATGCGACCCGCCACTGGCCGTCAACGCTACGGACGCAGTCACCGGTGAGGAAGTGGTCGTCACCTCCGGCCCGATCATCCCGGCGGTGCGGGCCAGCATCGCCTTGCCGGGCATGTTCACTCCGGGCAAGATCGGAGACCGGCTTCTGTTGGACGGGGGACTGATCAACCCTCTGCCGGTCAACCTTTGCCGCGGGATGGGGGCCGATGTGGTGGTGGCCGTGGACCTCAACGCCCATGTTCTCGAAACCGGAGGGTGCTCGGCCGATCTCATCGCCGCGGGCCGCAAGCCCGGCCTGATTTCCGTGCTGATCCACAGCATGTACATTATGCAGCGAACCGTGAACCTGATGCGCCTGGAAAAGGAACCGCCCGACTTTCTGATTCAGCCGGAGTTGCGTGACTTTCGGTTGCTGGATTTTTTTAAGGGTCCGGCTTGTGCCGAAGCCGGAGCCCGGGCGGCCCGCGAATTTCTGCGCGACCTGGAATGTTCTGTTTGA
- a CDS encoding MOSC domain-containing protein, whose protein sequence is MGKIIAVCTSAKKGQRKKNIDHGELVAEHGLQGDAHAGPWHRQVSLLAMESIQKMQAAGLKVGPGDFAENLTTEGIDLPSLPLGTKLRIGSQAVGVVTQIGKECHTRCAIFHQAGDCVMPKEGIFIRILTGGIVRVGDVVEMES, encoded by the coding sequence ATGGGGAAAATCATCGCGGTCTGTACCAGCGCCAAAAAGGGCCAACGAAAGAAGAACATTGATCACGGCGAACTCGTGGCCGAACATGGCTTGCAAGGCGACGCCCACGCCGGGCCGTGGCATCGCCAGGTCAGCCTGTTGGCCATGGAAAGCATTCAAAAGATGCAGGCCGCCGGACTCAAGGTCGGTCCCGGAGACTTCGCCGAGAATCTGACCACTGAAGGTATCGACCTCCCCAGCCTGCCTCTGGGCACGAAGCTGCGCATCGGTTCACAAGCCGTGGGCGTGGTCACCCAGATCGGCAAGGAATGTCACACCCGATGCGCTATTTTTCACCAGGCCGGAGATTGCGTGATGCCAAAAGAAGGTATTTTTATCCGGATTCTGACTGGAGGGATCGTCCGAGTGGGGGACGTGGTGGAAATGGAAAGCTGA
- the cbiD gene encoding cobalt-precorrin-5B (C(1))-methyltransferase CbiD, with amino-acid sequence MRIGFTTGSSATAAAKAGVLFLVRGVRPKRVDIPCPEGHVRLVVRLESLEVEASPADERMVRVTVRKQAGDDPDATHDAAISARVHLEPWPRPEVVVRGGKGVGTVTRPGLPVPVGRAAINPGPLRQIRRALLETLEQLGCVVRVHVLVEVPRGEELATRTLNPRLGIVGGISILGTRGTVKAFSHAAWKETIIQCLDVARAEGLDTVALSTGGRGQRFLETVLPRLPRAAFIQAGDHPGFAMRQAARRGMRKVIWGGFWGKLVKMAQGRPQTHARLFAVNLPGLADLAADSGVERDAIEKIVRANTAREALDILRGTDRFAVATWEVLVRALGHCRVWSRPKGSLGGSLWGRASVDVELILLDYDGQVLHRTEHKASISTESHPTSA; translated from the coding sequence GTGCGAATCGGTTTCACCACCGGGTCTTCAGCCACGGCCGCGGCCAAGGCCGGAGTGTTGTTTCTGGTGCGCGGCGTAAGGCCGAAGCGCGTCGATATTCCCTGTCCAGAGGGGCATGTTCGGCTGGTGGTCCGGCTGGAAAGTCTGGAAGTGGAAGCATCGCCGGCCGATGAGCGTATGGTCCGGGTCACGGTGCGCAAGCAGGCCGGAGACGACCCGGACGCCACCCATGACGCGGCCATTTCGGCGCGGGTGCATCTGGAGCCGTGGCCACGGCCCGAGGTCGTGGTCCGGGGAGGAAAAGGGGTGGGAACGGTCACCAGACCTGGATTGCCCGTGCCCGTGGGCCGCGCGGCCATCAATCCGGGGCCGCTGCGACAGATCCGGCGGGCTTTGCTGGAAACCCTGGAGCAGCTTGGATGCGTCGTCAGGGTTCACGTGCTGGTGGAAGTCCCTCGGGGAGAGGAACTGGCGACCAGGACCCTGAACCCCAGGCTGGGCATAGTCGGCGGGATTTCCATTCTCGGAACCCGAGGAACGGTGAAGGCCTTCAGCCATGCGGCGTGGAAAGAGACGATCATCCAATGCCTGGACGTGGCCCGGGCAGAGGGCTTGGATACCGTGGCTCTGAGTACCGGAGGGAGAGGGCAACGCTTTCTGGAAACCGTCTTGCCGCGCCTTCCCAGGGCCGCGTTCATCCAGGCCGGGGACCATCCCGGCTTTGCCATGCGCCAGGCGGCTCGACGCGGGATGCGCAAGGTGATCTGGGGGGGCTTCTGGGGCAAGCTGGTCAAAATGGCCCAAGGCCGACCGCAAACCCATGCCCGGCTCTTTGCCGTGAATCTGCCTGGCCTGGCTGATCTGGCGGCGGACTCGGGCGTAGAACGGGACGCAATCGAGAAAATCGTCCGAGCCAATACGGCCAGGGAAGCCCTGGACATTTTGCGCGGGACGGATCGTTTCGCCGTCGCGACGTGGGAAGTTCTGGTCAGGGCTCTTGGTCACTGCCGTGTCTGGAGCCGTCCCAAAGGGAGTCTCGGGGGGAGTCTCTGGGGGCGAGCATCGGTGGACGTGGAATTGATTTTATTGGACTATGACGGTCAGGTATTACACAGGACGGAACACAAGGCCTCCATCTCGACGGAGAGCCATCCGACTTCCGCCTGA